The Helianthus annuus cultivar XRQ/B chromosome 16, HanXRQr2.0-SUNRISE, whole genome shotgun sequence genome includes a window with the following:
- the LOC110915890 gene encoding uncharacterized protein LOC110915890: protein MATANSHMSLLLLLLALVALTPSTSASQNLSLNLHQLLQLLGFPPGLIPDPVESFSISLVGLLPPTVNFTIHFEEPCYVQYVIPNYFAPVFTGQITFGKISGMIGHKDQFSSGEWIDMYDVTVVGEDLLFEYATTNLTYNRAYFEEVKTCTYGPLLADHSNQLISQLPMISAE, encoded by the exons atggCAACTGCTAATTCTCACATgtctctcctcctcctcctcctcgccCTTGTCGCACTCACACCTTCCACCTCTGCATCCCAAAACTTAAGCTTAAACTTACACCAACTTCTCCAACTCCTTGGATTTCCGCCCGGCCTTATACCTGATCCCGTCGAATCTTTCTCTATATCCCTCGTAGGCCTTTTGCCACCCACCGTCAACTTCACCATCCACTTTGAGGAACCATGTTATGTACAGTACGTAATCCCCAATTACTTCGCCCCAGTGTTTACCGGACAGATCACCTTTGGTAAAATTTCCGGGATGATAGGCCATAAGGATCAATTCTCTTCGGGCGAATGGATAGATATGTACGATGTCACAGTGGTTGGCGAAGATCTCCTGTTTGAATATGCGACTACAAATTTAACGTACAATAGAGCGTATTTTGAGGAGGTTAAGACTTGCACATATGGTCCTCTTCTTGCTGATCACTCTAACCAACTCATCTCTCAG CTTCCAATGATCAGTGCAGAATAA
- the LOC110918862 gene encoding uncharacterized mitochondrial protein AtMg00810-like, which produces MKEYGYYQSNADHTLFLKRRNGLVTCLIIYVDDMIITGNDVEEIARLEKNLFSKFEMKDLGNLKYFLGIEVLRSKQGIFICQKKYVLDLLVETGLIDCKPADTPMAVNHNLHMEPNGELADKERYQRLVGKLIYLSHTRPDIAYAVGVVSQFMH; this is translated from the coding sequence ATGAAAGAATACGGGTATTACCAAAGTAACGCTGATCATACCCtgttcctcaaaagaagaaacgGTCTTGTAACTTGCCTGATCATATATGTAGACGACATGATCATCACCGGAAATGATGTGGAAGAGATAGCACGACTGGAAAAGAATTTGTTTtcaaagtttgaaatgaaagaccttggAAATCTCAAGTATTTCCTCGGAATAGAAGTTCTCAGGTCTAAACAGGGAATTTTCATCTGTCAAAAGAAGTATGTCCTTGATCTCCTAGTAGAAActggtttgattgattgtaaaccaGCAGATACGCCTATGGCGGTGAACCACAATCTCCACATGGAACCTAATGGCGAGCTTGCAGACAAAGAAAGGTATCAACGACTTGTGGGCAAGTTAATTTATCTCTCTCACACTCGCCCTGATATAGCGTATGCTGTTGGAGTGGTAAGTCAGTTTATGCACTAA